The genomic interval GGTCACGTCGCCCATGGAGATCCGCCGTTCGCCGTCCTCGATCTCGACGCCCACCCCGCCGGTCAGGGTCGCGGACCGCCCGGGGTCCCAGTCCGTCAGCCGGTAGTGCTGGAGGAACTTGGCCGGCAGGTTGTCGGTCCAGATGTTGCGGTAGAAGGCGTTCCAGTCGTCCTCACCGGTCCAGCCCTCGAACTCGACGATGCTGGCGCCGCCGAGCAGCGGGTCGACGTTCCACACGTCGCGGTCGGAGTGGGCGATGAAGCGGACGATGTCGGAGTTGATGCCCTTGTTGGTGACGCCGCCGTAGTTCTTGTCGGCGGCCCAGTGGGACCACAGCGAGGTGCCCTCGAACTTGTACGACCACTCGGTGGCGATCTCGAAGCCCATCTCGCGCAGTCCGGCGGCCAGTCCGTCGGCCAGCCAGCCGCTGGAGTAGTGGACGTCGATGTAGACCGTCCTGATTCCCGGCGCCTCCTTGCGGAGTTGTTCGAACCGGTCGAGCACGGCGCCGGTGCCGAGGTCCTTGCGCTGGTCGATGTGGTAGGCCTGGTTGAGCCAGTCCCACCCGTCGGGCCGGCCCTCGACCAGTTCCTGGCTGAAGCTCTTCGCCTGCGGGTACGCCTCGGTGGCGTTGACGTGGACGGCGAAATCGGCGTTGTAGCGGGCGCCGGATCCGGTGAGCCGGTTGAGGTCCTTCAGTCCGCCCGCGCGGACGTTCTCGTTGCCGCCGTAGTCGGGGTGGGCTGAGTCGTGGCCCTCGGAGGCGTAGCCCTTCTCCAGCACCCACTGCCCGAGGTTGTCGGTGGCCATGGAGACGCGCTTGGTGTGGTCGAGCGTCTTGAGGAACGGATTGGTGGCCTGGCTCGCGAAGTTGAAGGGGATCCGCTGCACCACGCGCTCGGGCACCCGGTCCGCACCGAGCGGACGCCGCATGTGCGCGCGGTGGGCGATGGCCCCGTCCTGCCAGTCCACCGTGCCGTCGCTGTTGGCGTCGGCGGCGAGGACCACGGTCACCCGGGGCAGTTCGTAGGTGGCGACGCGGGGGTCGGTGGCTCCCTGGGGCGCGTGGGTGTGGACGCCTGCGGAGAGTTCGGCGCGGCGGCGTCCGTCCCCGGTGTCGACGATCCGCGAGATCAGTCGGGTGTTCCAGTTGGTGTTGTCGTTCTGCGGCGAGTCCTCGGTCGCGTTGGTGACGATGCCCGCGGACAGCTGTGCGTTGCCCACGAACGCGTAGGGCGTGCCGACGGGTCCTTCGTCCGTGGCCGTGTCACCGGTGAGGCGGATGAAGCGGTCGGCGGTCGTCGTCGAGTCCGCGGAGATCTTGGTGCGGGCCAGGTTGGCCCCCGGTTCGGAGGAGTCGACGGAGACGAGGGAGTGTCCGGGTATCTCGAGGGTGCGCACCGTCCGGGCGGTCTCGCCGGAGATCTTCTCCACGGCGAAGACGACGGTGGCGTCCCCGGTCACCGTGAGGGTGGACACGAGGGTGAGGCCGGGCAGGTCCGCGAAGGTGGAGGTGTAGGTGGCTCTGCTGCCTCCGGCCTTCATGGTGGTGGTAGCGCGGTGCGCGGTGCCGTTGACGGTGAAGCTGTCCAGGGCGGTCGCCCGGCCGCCGAGGGTGCGCGTGCCCAGTCGGTAGGAGATGACCTGGGGGAACTCCTCGGCCACGGTGACGGTCAGGTCGCCCCGGCTCAGCCGCACCGGTGTCGCCGCGGAGCCGGTCACCGCATCGGCCGCGGAGGACACGGAGGGCGCGGCGCCGGCGGGCACGACGGTGCCCGCCGACGCCGCCAGGCCGAGGACCAGTGCCGCGGCGGCCACGCGGGGGCGCAGAACACGTCTGCGTCGGGATGGGCGGGATAACGGTGTTGCCATGGTTCCGCCTCTCGCTCGTCAGAAGGTTTCGACGTACTCCTCGGCCGGTCCGAGGTCGGGCCGGCCGAGGACTTCCACCCGGTCGCCCAGCCGTTCGAGTTCCAGCGGGGTGAGGGTGTTCCCGCCCGGCAGCGGTGCGGGCGGGCAGAGCGGACGCCGGGGACCGGTCTCCCGGTGACGGCCGAGCAGGGGGCCGCCGACCCGCGCGAGCCCCTTGGCCGCCCCTGGCGGGGTGAGGGAACCGCCGGCCGGCTCCGGGACCGTGGACCGGTCGCGGCCCGGGTGCGGTTCGTGGACGTTCCACGGGACGTACGGGTCCACGGCGGTGAGGCCCGGGGCCGTGGCCCGCCCGGGCAGGTCGGCCCACCTGGTCGGAATGGACGCGGAAGTGATGCGGGGACCCCGCCGGAATCCGCAGCGGCCGGCCGTGCGGACGGGTCGGGAGCGGCCCAGGCGCGGCCTCCGGGTGGGTCCGCGATCCCTCGGTGTTATCGGTGCCATGGCCAGCCCTTCCCTCCGCCGAAACCGCTGCACCGCGTCCGGCAGCCGGGCGTGCTGCGATCAGCACGGGGTCACACACACGAGACTCCGAGGTGCGGCATGGCTCTCCCATAAGGCACGCCACGGGAACTATGACAGACGTTGTTATCGATGCCAACCGTATCGGCACGGATGGAGCGCACCATGGGAAAGAGGCGCGGCACGCACCCTTGACTGTGTCCTGACACGTCTCCTACCGTCCGGTGGTCAAGACATCAGACGTCTTCTGTCATCTCCGACCGGTGTGCACGAACACATCTCGGCTCCCCATTCGTCCGGCGACCCCGCAGGGAGACACCGTGCGCCTCCGAAGACTGACTCTTCTCCTGTCCGTCCTGTCACTCCCCCTCACCTCGGTGTGGGCCGCGCCCACCGCCCACGCGGCGGCGCAGTCCCAGACCTTCCACGTGGACTGCGGTGCCGCCGCCGGCGGCGACGGCAGCCAGGCCAGGCCCTGGAACGCCCTGTCCACGGTCAACGCCCGTACGTTCCAGCCCGGCGACGCGATCCTCCTCAAGCGCGGCTCCACCTGCACCGGGCAGCAGCTCTTCCCCAAGGGCTCGGGAGCCTCGGGCAGCCCCATCCGGATCGGCGCCTACGGCAGTGGCGCCAAACCGAAGCTGGCGGGCGCCGGCCAGGTGACGGACGTGGTCCGGCTCGCGGACCAGGAGTACTGGGAGATCGCCGACCTCGACATCTCCAACAAGGGGAACACCGCGGCGACCAGGCGCGGCGTCCACATCACCCGCACCGACTCCGGAACGGGAACGTACTACCGGATCCGCGGGCTGGACGTGCACGACGTGAACGGCAACCAGACCAAGAAGGACGACGACGCGAGCGCGGGCATCTTCTTCGAGGTCCTCGGCCACACGACGCCGACCAGGTTCGACGACGTGGTCGTCGAGAACAACACGGTCCGGACCGTCGACCGCTACGGCATCCACTTCTGGACGCGCTGGATGACCAGGCCGGAGCTGAACAACCCCAACTGCGGCACCACCTGCGGCACCTGGACGCCGCAGACCCGGGTCGTGATCCGCGGCAACACCGTGACGGACATCGGCGGTGACGCGATCGTGCCGCACCACACCGAGGGCGCGCTCGTCGAGCACAACAGGGTCGACGGCTTCCGCGAGCGTGAACCGGCCCATTGCGCGGCCGGCGTCTGGGGCTGGAACACCAACCGTGCCCTGTACCAGTTCAACGAGGTCAGCGGCGGCAAGAGCGAGTGCGACGGCCAGGGCCTGGACATCGACGAGGCCAACATCGGCACCGTCTACCAGTACAACTACAGCCACGACAACGAGGGTGGCTTCATCCTCCTGTGCAACGGCGCCGGCTCCACCACCGCCGACAACGTCGTGCGGTACAACATCAGCCAGAACGACGGCGGACAGCTCTTCGACATGGTCTGCGCCAAGACCAGCAACACGCAGATCTACAACAACACCTTCTACCTCTCCCGCCCGGTCGACATCATCAACAACGCCAACGGGTCGGGCGCCGCGAACGCGGTGTTCAGCAACAACATCTTCCACGTGGCCACGTCCGAGGCCTCCTACGTCAACGCGGGCAGCCTGGCCTTCGACTCCAACGTCTTCTACGGCGACCACCCGGCCGGCGAGCCGGCCGACCCGAACAAGGTGACCGCCGATCCGAAGCTCGTCGCACCGGGCACCGCGACCTCCCGTGCCGACGCGGACGGTTACCGGCTCGGGACCGGTTCGTCCGCACTCGCCAACGGCCGGCCCCTGGCCGCCCCCGGCGCCCGCGACTACTTCGGCAACCCGGTCACGGCCGGTTGCGTCCCCGACCGTGGCGCCCACCAGTCGACGACGGCCTGCACCGCTCCCACGGGGCCGTCGAACGGTGTGCACCAGATCTCCGCGGGCGGCCAGGCCATCGACGTGCCCGCCAACTCCACCGAGCAGGGCACCCAGTTGCACGGCTGGAAGTGGCACGGCGGCAACAACCAGAAGTGGACGGTCACCCGCACCGCGGACGGCTCCTACACCCTGCGGAACGTGCACTCGGGCCTGTGCGCGGACGTCCGTGACAACTCCAAGGAGGCCGGGGCGGCCGTCATCCAGTGGCCGTGCAGCGGGGCGGCGAACCAGCGGTGGACCGCCACCTGGAAGAACGGCGGTTACACCTTGACCTCCAAGTCCAGCGGCCTGCTGCTGACCTTGGCCTCCGGCGCCGACGGGGGGCTGATCTCCCAGCGGCCGGCCGCGTCCGGCGCGATCCAGACGTGGGCCTTCGTCCCGCAGCCCTGAACCGGCGGGAGCGCTCTGGCACAGGCGGGGACGGCGGGACCCCGCCGTCCCCGCCTGTGCCACACGACACCGGACACCTCACGACTCGACCGAAGCGGCCCGCCCGGGCCACCGGACCTCACGAGGGGCGAACCATGCGAAGACGAGCCGTACTCGCCGCCGCCGGCTCCCTGGCCGCCGCGATGACCGTTTCCACGGGCCGGGCGCTGGCCGCGCAGACCGTCGGCCCCGTGCTGGACCACCGGGTCGAGAGGACGTACGACGGCACGTCGTACACCGACCTCTCCGCCCAGGTGTCCGCCGTCAGGGGGCTGAGCACCGGCACGGTCCTCGCCACCTGCAGAACCACCAGCCGCAATCCGGCGATGACCCTCCTCGGCGTGTCGAACCCGCTGGAGCCGTCCAGCGAGGTCTTCCTCGGACTGGCCGGCGGCGCCCTGCAGTTCGTCGTCCGCGAGCGGGGCGCCGTCCTGGTGAACCGCCTCACCCGCACGATGTACGACGACGGCGCCTGGCACACCTTCGCCGTGACCGTCTCCGGCCAGGGCACGACCTTCCACGCCGACGGCCGCCCCGTGCTGACGCTGGCGAACACCCGGTTCTTCTCCGCCGTCTCCGGCCTGGCCTCGGCCAACGTGGGACGCAACGTCGACAGCACCCACCCGGGCGGTGAGTGGTTCTACACCGGCGGCATCCGCCGGGTCGCCGTCTACGACCGGGTGCTGACCCAGGCGGAACTGCAGGCCGAGAGCGTCCGGGTGGACCTCGCGGACTTCGGCGCCCTCTCGGGGATCCTCAACTCCGACACCCCCGCCAACTGGGTGATCACGGGGGACAGCATCACGCACGGCGCGCTGTGGACCAACGGCTGGCGCAGTTACGCCGAGCACTTCCAGGAGCGCGTCCGCTGGGAGCTGGGCAAGCCCAAGAACACCGACTTCGTGGTGGACACCGGTGTCAGCGGCGCCACCACCGACGATCTGGTGGCCGCGTTCCCCCAGCGGGTGACGGCGTTCTCCCCGCGTGTCGTGTCGATCATGCTGGGCACCAACGACGTCGCGACCCCGGGCATCGGCCGGGCGGTCTACCGGGCGAACCTCGTCCGGCTGGTCGACGCCGTCCGCGCCCTGCCCGGCGGGGTCGTACCGGTCCTGCAGACCCCCAACCCCGTCGACCTCGCCCGATGGAGCAACCGCACGGCGCTCGGCGACTACGCCGAGACCATGCGGGAGGTCGCGCGGGAACAAGGTGTCGTCCTCGTCGACCACCACGCCCACTGGCCGGCGGCCCACGGCGGCAGTGTGCCCACCCGTCTCCTGGGGGACGGGCTCCACCCCGACCAGCGCGGGCATCTGTTCCTCGCCCACAAGATGATCCGGGACCTGCGCGTCTTCGACCCCGGCAGCCGGGTCTGCTCGCTGATCATTCCCTGACCGTCCGATACCGCCGGCCCGGTCGCGCTCCGGGCCAGCTCCCCGTCGCACACCCGGGATCCGCTCGACACGCCGCGTCCGCCTTTTCCGTGGAAGTGCGTTCCATGAGGGGGTACTTGATCAAATCCTTCACCACTTTGTGTGAAGCTATGCCCATGGCATCCATGGAATCCCCCGAAACCTCGCACGGCGACATCAGGGACAGACTGCAGACCGACCGTCCGCACTCCGCCCGGGTCTGGAACTACCTCCTGGGCGGCAAGGACAACTACCCCGTCGACAGCGAGGTCGGCGACGCCATCCTGAGCACGTTCCCGGAGTTCGCCGCCGTCGCCCGGCTGCAGCGGCGGTTCCTCGCGCGCGCCGTGCGCTTCCTCGTGCGGGAGGCCGGCATCCGTCAGTTCCTGGACATCGGTACGGGACTGCCCACCGCGGACAACACCCACGAACTGGCGCAGCGCATCGCGCCCGAGAGCCGCATCGTGTACGTGGACAACGATCCGCTGGTGCTGGTGCACGCCGAGGCGCTGCTCACCAGCAGCCCCGAGGGGGCCTGCGCCTACGTGGACGCGGACGTGCGCGACCCGGAGCGGATCCTGGCCGAGGCCGCCAAGACGCTGGACTTCAGCCGCCCGGTCGCCCTGACCATGCTCGGGATCGTGGGACAGATCTCCGACGCCGACCGGCCGGCGGACCTGGTGAGCGCCCTGCTGTCCGGACTTCCCTCGGGCAGCTACCTGGCCCTGAGCGACGGCACGGACTCGAACGAGGCGCTCAACACGGCGGTCGCGGCGTACAACAAGCAGTCCGCCAACACCTACCACCTCCGGTCACCGGAGGAGATCGCCTCGTACTTCGCCGGGCTGGACCTGGTGGATCCCGGGGTCGTCGCCACGGCCTCCTGGCGCCCGGACCCCGACGCGTCCGAGACGGACGCGCCCGACGTCTCCGTGGCGGGAGTCGCGCTCAAGAAGTAGTCGTTCGTCTCGAGGCCGGGCCGCCGCCCTGAATCCCGAGTCACCGGCGCGAAGCGCCGTGCCGAAGGGGAACGGGGCGGTGACGCCGGGGGCCGACAGGAAACGTCCGTCGCGCGTCACCCCGGCCGGTGTGCCCGGGTGCGGGCCAAGTCGCACCGCCTGCTCCTCGACGAACTCGGCTCCCGGGGTGAGCTGGACCGGTCCCGTCGTGCGATCGACCCGGTGAACGTGCGGGCCTTGAAAGGAGTGGGTTCGCGTTACGAACCCTCGACCGGCAGCCCTGCCACGAACTCTGCGAGACCGGACGCTTGAGGCGGCGCCTGCCCACGCAGAAACCGCTGGTAGTGGTCAGCGACGAGACGGCGCAGGTCTGCCTCGGCCGGTTCATCACCCGTGAGCTCAAGGGCGACCTGATGTGGCTCACCCGTCATGCGCAACGGTCTGGCCAGAGCATCGAACCCGCAGATGTATTCATCGGGCATCTCCCACCACGCCTCGGCGAAGGTTCCACCTTGGAAGACATACATGTGGTAATCGTCATCGAAGAGGATCACGGGGCCGATCGGCATAGTCACTCGTGGAGTATGGCGCACCCTGCAGGCCGGATACGTGCCTCGCCAAACCTGAGTTCCAGGTCAGTGCCGCCAAATGTGACCGGTTCTCCGGTGCTTCGGCACTTCGTGGGGCTTATCCGGTACGCGGACCGCCCAAGCCTGGTGTAATCGGCGGCGAACGACCGAGGATCAAGAGGGGGCCGCCACATGCAGGCCAAGGAGACGTTGTTCGCCGATCTGGTGCAGGGCCGGGCGCAGCAGTTCCAAGTTCCGCTCTACCAGCGAACGTACTCCTGGACCGAGAAACATCTCAAACAGCTCTGGAGCGACATCCTGGAACAGGCTGGGCTGCTCGAGTCGTCTGAAGAGAAGGGGAGCACGCACTTCCTCGGTTCGGTGGTGCTCGCGCCGTCGCCGCAGAACGACGCGACGTTCCCCCGCTGGCTCGTCGTCGACGGCCAGCAGCGGCTGACCACGCTGTCCCTGGCCCTGGCTGCCATCCGTGATCATGTCGCGGACACCGCGCCGGTCGAGGCTCAGCGCATCGACGAGCAGTACCTGATCAACAAGTGGAAGAGCGGCAACGACCACCTCCGTCTGCTGCCGACGCAGGCGGACCGGACGCAGTTCGCCGCCCACATCCGCGGCCCCCTCACCGATCAGGACACCGGCAGCGGCGTCGCCACCGCCTACGCGTTCTTCCGCAAGAAGCTGGTCGAAGCGGACGATCCGGCAGCCCCTCAGGACGTGTTCCGCATCGAGCAGGCGATCACCTCCCGGCTCGCGCTGGTGGCGGTGACCGCCGAGCGCGGTGACAACGTCCACCGCATCTTCGAGTCCCTCAACAACACCGGTCTCAAGCTGAGCCAGGCCGACCTGCTGCGCAACTACCTCTTCATGAAGCTCCAAACGCGCGGCGAGCACGTCTACGAGACCTACTGGCTCCCCCTGCAGAGGAGCCTGAGCAACGATGAGCTGGAACAGCTCATGTGGCTGCAACTCGTACTCGACGGAGACGACCGGGTCCGCCGCCAAGACCTGTACGCCGCCCAGCAGAGGCGCTTCGAGGACACCGGGGCCGGCGACGAGGAGATCGAGGCGTACATCAGGGAACTGCACCGTCGCAGCGCCCACTTCCGCCGGCTGCTGCATCCCGAGGAGGAGCCCGACCCTGCGGTCCGGGACGCGCTCCGCCGCCTGGACGCGTGGCAGGCTGCCGTCACCTACCCCGCTCTGATGCTGCTGTTCGACCGGCGCGAGCGCGGGGAGCTGGACTCCGCCGGGACCGCCCGCGCCCTGGCGTACATCGAGAGCTTCCTCGTCCGCCGGATGATCTGCCGGGTCCCGACCAACAACCTCAACCGGATTTTCCAAGCCGTGCCCGGACAGCTTCCGCTCGACGTGCCCG from Streptomyces sp. DH-12 carries:
- a CDS encoding RICIN domain-containing protein; this encodes MRLRRLTLLLSVLSLPLTSVWAAPTAHAAAQSQTFHVDCGAAAGGDGSQARPWNALSTVNARTFQPGDAILLKRGSTCTGQQLFPKGSGASGSPIRIGAYGSGAKPKLAGAGQVTDVVRLADQEYWEIADLDISNKGNTAATRRGVHITRTDSGTGTYYRIRGLDVHDVNGNQTKKDDDASAGIFFEVLGHTTPTRFDDVVVENNTVRTVDRYGIHFWTRWMTRPELNNPNCGTTCGTWTPQTRVVIRGNTVTDIGGDAIVPHHTEGALVEHNRVDGFREREPAHCAAGVWGWNTNRALYQFNEVSGGKSECDGQGLDIDEANIGTVYQYNYSHDNEGGFILLCNGAGSTTADNVVRYNISQNDGGQLFDMVCAKTSNTQIYNNTFYLSRPVDIINNANGSGAANAVFSNNIFHVATSEASYVNAGSLAFDSNVFYGDHPAGEPADPNKVTADPKLVAPGTATSRADADGYRLGTGSSALANGRPLAAPGARDYFGNPVTAGCVPDRGAHQSTTACTAPTGPSNGVHQISAGGQAIDVPANSTEQGTQLHGWKWHGGNNQKWTVTRTADGSYTLRNVHSGLCADVRDNSKEAGAAVIQWPCSGAANQRWTATWKNGGYTLTSKSSGLLLTLASGADGGLISQRPAASGAIQTWAFVPQP
- a CDS encoding GDSL-type esterase/lipase family protein — its product is MRRRAVLAAAGSLAAAMTVSTGRALAAQTVGPVLDHRVERTYDGTSYTDLSAQVSAVRGLSTGTVLATCRTTSRNPAMTLLGVSNPLEPSSEVFLGLAGGALQFVVRERGAVLVNRLTRTMYDDGAWHTFAVTVSGQGTTFHADGRPVLTLANTRFFSAVSGLASANVGRNVDSTHPGGEWFYTGGIRRVAVYDRVLTQAELQAESVRVDLADFGALSGILNSDTPANWVITGDSITHGALWTNGWRSYAEHFQERVRWELGKPKNTDFVVDTGVSGATTDDLVAAFPQRVTAFSPRVVSIMLGTNDVATPGIGRAVYRANLVRLVDAVRALPGGVVPVLQTPNPVDLARWSNRTALGDYAETMREVAREQGVVLVDHHAHWPAAHGGSVPTRLLGDGLHPDQRGHLFLAHKMIRDLRVFDPGSRVCSLIIP
- a CDS encoding SAM-dependent methyltransferase: MASMESPETSHGDIRDRLQTDRPHSARVWNYLLGGKDNYPVDSEVGDAILSTFPEFAAVARLQRRFLARAVRFLVREAGIRQFLDIGTGLPTADNTHELAQRIAPESRIVYVDNDPLVLVHAEALLTSSPEGACAYVDADVRDPERILAEAAKTLDFSRPVALTMLGIVGQISDADRPADLVSALLSGLPSGSYLALSDGTDSNEALNTAVAAYNKQSANTYHLRSPEEIASYFAGLDLVDPGVVATASWRPDPDASETDAPDVSVAGVALKK